One segment of Cryptococcus neoformans var. grubii H99 chromosome 2, complete sequence DNA contains the following:
- a CDS encoding mRNA 3'-end-processing protein RNA14, whose translation MSHEHPADIVNQLQSIDSIQQDLADTAAAVVDAASQSHPPQHAAQDQKSQSTLLDNAEAMESILESAIPPAPGSSSTTAASDAIGDNNLTASGPPPISDTVVAPSAADDEIGDVIVVGVETPTTANAVEAVVNPVNNGDIPIESTEQSSEQPPEQSVEQSAEQSGEQPPEQPAVETPQAPQPNSAAPAAAAIESIPTYLEETQLEQIVQAPVPTAHTEPPTPVVDSKMEEKPLVEHVAWAPPQGIHSDVFLPEGLTEYSPSVSQNGELIRSWRADPSNPTLLLSLFNWAVQKTEVEDARAWYRVLAVDNPTAAQPLLALINLELALSNFAEVEAIFASTLKGSAGITTAADVSIWTAYLHYIRRQNPLAEGSANAADVRSTITEAYEFALRECGFDRESGDIWDEYIKFVASGPATNQWDTQAKNDNLRKIYQRAVCIPLNNIEALWKSYDTFESSLNKLTAKKYLAEKSPAYMTARTALRELRALSDPIPKPILPPYPTFTEQDRQIVSAWKACLRWEEGNPLVIENHDVLQSRIGYALRKCLGEMRHFAELWHYAASYYSKLGKQDEAAEILEAGVNACPKSFLLTFAYAELQEERKAFPTCHSLYTTLISKLNPEVDELRQNVAREIEIARGPSIPGSEKAAAAAAVGDSIDVDGNDISDIQRLVEEREQRGELVAQRRGKDIEELMVGISVVWIMYMRFARRAEGIKAARGVFGKARKSPHLTWHVFEASALMEFHTNKDAAVAIRIFELGLKQFSEDVDYVIKYLQFLLSINDDNNARALFERSAVRIMGDKARPLWDAWARYEYTYGDLSAVHKLEARFSEVFPEDAPLKRFAQRWSYNGIDQIAIRDLGFNRARMGVAVPPVPAVAPALPPPTASIPAPIAAPVPVQPPQESYKRSAPDDIPPRRPSSAEFSRSPKRHRAQSPPRRYAERDDRPPPGRYRDSIPPVKAPSSIPPPHLGAGPAYATPPSGAYGGDKDRSGLEKPLAWFMAQLPNARSFDGPVFRPDDIMKLFGGLSLPGAGMPPAPPPISRGPAPTPMQSRGYYEPERDRRYGGHRSGRY comes from the exons ATGTCACACGAACACCCCGCAGATATCGTCAACCAGCTGCAATCAATAGATTCCATCCAGCAGGACCTCGCAGATACAGCCGCTGCCGTCGTCGATGCTGCCTCCCAAAGCCATCCTCCCCAACATGCTGCACAAGATCAAAAATCCCAGTCAACCCTGTTGGACAATGCAGAGGCAATGGAGTCTATTCTTGAAAGTGCCATACCGCCAGCTCCAGGTTCATCATCCACTACTGCCGCATCTGATGCCATTGGAGATAACAATCTTACTGCGTCTGGTCCTCCTCCTATTTCCGATACCGTCGTTGCGCCATCTGCTGCAGATGACGAAATTGGAGACGTGATTGTCGTTGGAGTCGAGACGCCGACAACTGCCAATGCTGTAGAGGCAGTTGTCAACCCAGTAAATAATGGTGATATCCCGATAGAGTCCACAGAACAGTCCTCAGAACAGCCCCCAGAACAGTCCGTAGAACAATCCGCAGAACAGTCCGGAGAACAGCCCCCAGAACAACCTGCTGTCGAAACGCCTCAAGCGCCCCAACCCAATTCTGCTGCACCTGCCGCAGCTGCCATTGAAAGTATCCCGACTTATTTGGAGGAAACTCAGCTTGAGCAAATAGTGCAAGCACCTGTCCCAACTGCTCATACTGAGCCTCCGACGCCCGTGGTCGACAGCaaaatggaagaaaagcCTCTGGTAGAACACGTTGCATGGGCACCACCTCAAGGAATCCACTCTGATGTCTTTCTCCCGGAAGGTCTGACGGAATATTCTCCAAGTGTGAGCCAAAATGGCGAGCTGATCAGGTCTTGGCGTGCTG ATCCTAGCAACCCGACCCTGTTactttctcttttcaaCTGGGCCGTCCAAAAAACTGAGGTGGAGGACGCTAGGGCTTGGTATCGGGTTCTGGCGGTTGATAATCCGACTGCG GCCCAGCCGCTGCTCGCTTTGATCAATTTGGAGTTAGCTCTTTCCAACTTCGCCGAAGTAGAGGCTATCTTTGCCAGTACACTCAAGGGGAGCGCTGGGATAACAACTGCGGCCGACGTTAGTATCTGGACCGCATATCTCCATTACATTCGGCGACAAAACCCTCTTGCTGAGGGTTCAGCCAATGCCGCTGATGTTAGATCAACGATCACCGAGGCTTATGAGTTCGCGCTTCGAGAGTGTGGCTTTGACCGAGAGAGCGGAGATATCTGGGACGAGTACATCAAATTTGTTGCGAGTGGCCCT GCTACCAATCAATGGGACACGCAAGCCAAAAATGATAACCTTCGAAAGATCTATCAACGAGCTGTTTGCATTCCCCTCAACAACATTGAGGCTCTATGGAAGTCCTACGACACTTTTGAATCTTCCCTCAATAAGCTTACCGCCAAAAAATATCTCGCTGAGAAGTCTCCTGCTTATATGACAGCTCGTACTGCCCTTCGTGAACTTCGTGCGCTTTCGGACCCCATCCCTAAACCTATCCTGCCCCCATATCCCACTTTCACAGAACAGGACAGGCAGATCGTTAGTGCTTGGAAAGCATGTCtgagatgggaagaagggaatCCATTGGTTATCGAGAATCACGACGTGTTGCAATCCAGGATTGGGTATGCATTGAGAAAGTGTTTGGGTGAAATGAGACATTTTGCAGAGCTCTGGCATTACGCCGCTAGCTATTACTCCAAGCTGGGTAAACAGGACGAGGCTGCAGAGATTCTCGAAGCCGGTGTGAATGCTTGTCCTAAAAG cttccttctcacGTTTGCTTACGCTGAACTTCAAGAAGAGCGCAAAGCTTTTCCGACTTGTCATTCACTCTATACTACTCTCATCTCTAAGTTGAATCCCGAAGTCGATGAGCTCCGTCAGAACGTCGCTCGTGAAATTGAGATTGCTCGCGGTCCCTCTATCCCCGGCTCTGAAAAGgctgcagcagcagctgccGTTGGCGACAGCATTGACGTTGACGGTAATGACATCAGTGATATCCAGAGGCTCGTGGAGGAACGGGAACAGAGAGGGGAGCTTGTGGCgcaaaggagagggaaggatATCGAAGAACTGATGGTTGGCATAAGTGTCGTGTGGATAATGTACATGAGGTTTGCTCGCAGGGCAGAG GGTATCAAAGCCGCTAGAGGAGTATTTGGAAAGGCTCGAAAGTCGCCTCATCTTACGTGGCACGTATTTGAAGCGTCAG CTTTAATGGAATTTCACACCAACAAGGACGCCGCCGTTGCTATTAGAATTTTTGAATTGGGTTTGAAGCAGTTCTCCGAGGATGTTGATTATGTGATCAAATACCTTCAATTCCTTTTGTCGATTAATGACGATAACA ACGCCCGAGCTCTCTTTGAACGTTCGGCTGTCAGGATTATGGGCGACAAGGCTCGACCTTTGTGGGATGCTTGGGCTCGTTATGAGTATACCTACGGTGACCTGTCTGCGGTACACAAGCTTGAAGCTCGCTTTTCTGAAGTCTTCCCCGAGGATGCTCCTCTCAAGCGTTTCGCGCAAAGGTGGTCATACAACGGAATCGATCAAATTGCTATTCGAGATCTTGGCTTCAACCGTGCTCGAATGGGCGTTGCTGTGCCTCCCGTACCTGCCGTCGCCCCTGCTCTCCCGCCGCCTACTGCTTCCATTCCCGCCCCTATTGCCGCCCCTGTCCCAGTACAGCCTCCTCAAGAATCATACAAACGTTCTGCTCCCGACGATATCCCCCCACGACGGCCTTCCTCTGCAGAATTCTCTCGTTCCCCCAAACGTCACCGTGCACAATCTCCCCCTCGCCGTTATGCTGAGCGTGATGACCGTCCTCCTCCGGGCCGATATCGCGACTCAATCCCACCTGTCAAGGCCCCATCAAGCATTCCACCACCTCATCTCGGTGCAGGACCAGCGTATGCAACACCTCCCAGTGGGGCGTATGGGGGCGACAAAGACAGGAGCGGTCTAGAAAAGCCTTTGGCGTGGTTCATGGCACAACTTCCCAATGCTCGTTCATTTGATG GCCCTGTTTTCCGTCCTGACGATATAATGAAGCTTTTCGGCGGACTTTCACTGCCAGGTGCAGGTATGCCCCCTGCACCTCCTCCTATCAGCAGAGGGCCCGCCCCAACACCCATGCAAAGTAGAGGATATTATGAAC CTGAAAGGGACAGAAGATATGGGGGACACAGAAGCGGAAGGTACTGA
- a CDS encoding AdoMet-dependent rRNA methyltransferase SPB1, translated as MGKHDKKTGKGRLDKFYRLAKEQGYRARSAFKLVHLNRKYDLLSKSRCCIDLCAAPGGWLQVAEKYMPKGSLIIGVDLNAIKPLPHVTTFVSDITTAHCRQTLRQHMHDWKADLVLHDGAPNVGSAWVQDAFTQNELVLQSLKLATEFLAKGGSFVTKVFRSQDYNSLLWVFGQLFKSVEATKPPSSRNVSAEIFVVCRDFIAPKHIDPKFLDPKHVFKDIASLPTSITEPTDASIVPTSSSTASAAAAAARLAANSHAHSNVYAPEKKRRHREGYAEGDYTLYHTASAEEFVRGQDPVLLLGNMNKIEFRTETEKAWLKSRHTTPDVIANFEDLKVLGKGDFKALMKWRLAIRLEIGLDVKADKTQDATEEVVVEPMDEEEQITEELQKLQQAKLAKTKKERKRANEKKARDLLKLQLNMTVPDDLDQNDLALQGEEEIFDLEEGENEARRRGKKGGLAALVENGEGMDLSSESEEEDDEDEEDDEILDSDEERERKTAALEGELDGLYDSYVERKKERDAKWKVKQDRLKDKNFDAWHGIQEKSDEEGSDDDDGQDDDEEGGWDVVAQKKAKYGEGDSSDSDSDAEPETEAPKKSKKVSFENPARSEKSSGLMTSLREPELRAQRSKQAQLWFDQPVFKNVGDLAALDGDDEEEEEEDESEEEESADEDVDMEDASESSSTLEGDDDFEIVPQAPEDDGPEWDVDDEDQDEVKKKVIQDKGLLTAEAVSLATALVNRKTTADKLIDQGFNRLSAHNKDGLPTWFLDDESQFYKPNIPITKEAVDALRARQRALDARPIKKVAEAKGRKKMKAVARMEKAKKKADGVMESEEMGDGEKARQVRRMLARAAKGKEKAKEKKIVVAKGVNKGVKGRPTGVKGKYKIVDARMRKEVRALKRIKKAGSKRR; from the exons ATGGGTAAGCACGACAAGAAGACAGGTAAGGGCCGTCTCGACAAGTTCTACCGTCTTGCCAAAGAGCAAGGCTACAGAGCCCGTTCCGCTTT CAAACTTGTCCACCTCAACCGCAAGTATgacctcctctccaaatcTCGATGCTGTATCGATCTGTGTGCTGCTCCTGGTGGTTGGCTTCAGGTAGCTGAAAAGTACATGCCTAAAGGCtctctcatcatcggtGTCGACCTTAACGCCATCAAGCCCCTTCCTCATGTCACAACCTTCGTCTCCGATATCACCACCGCTCACTGTCGACAGACTCTGCGTCAGCACATGCACGACTGGAAGGCCGATTTAGTTCTCCATGACGGTGCTCCCAACGTTGGTAGTGCTTGGGTTCAAGATGCGTTCACTCAAAACGAGTTGGTTTTGCAGAGTTTGAAGCTTGCCACAGAATTTTTGGCCAAGGGTGGAAGTTTTGTCACCAAGGTCTTCAGAAGTCAGGACTATAACAGCCTGCTCTGGGTCTTTGGTCAGCTTTTCAAGTCTGTAGAAGCAACCAAacctccctcttctcg TAACGTCTCTGCCGAAATCTTCGTCGTCTGTCGCGACTTTATAGCCCCGAAGCACATCGATCCCAAATTTCTCGACCCCAAGCACGTCTTCAAGGACATTGCATCTCTCCCTACATCAATCACAGAACCTACTGATGCCTCTATCGTccccacctcttcttctaccgcctctgctgccgctgccgccgcTCGACTAGCGGCCAACTCGCACGCCCACTCAAATGTCTATGCCCCCGAAAAGAAGCGACGACATAGGGAAGGTTATGCTGAAGGTGACTACACACTGTATCACACTGCCAGTGCCGAGGAGTTTGTCCGAGGACAGGATCCTGTGTTGTTGCTGGGTAACATGAACAAGATTGAATTCCGAACTGAGACCGAAAAGGC CTGGCTTAAATCTCGCCACACTACCCCCGATGTCATTGCCAACTTTGAAGACCTCAAGGTTCTCGGTAAAGGTGATTTCAAAGCTCTCATGAAATGGCGTCTTGCCATCCGTCTCGAAATAGGTCTCGATGTCAAAGCAGATAAGACCCAGGATGCCACTGAGGAAGTTGTTGTCGAGCCTatggacgaggaagagcagatTACTGAGGAACTCCAGAAGCTTCAACAAGCTAAACTTGCCAAGACcaaaaaggagaggaagcgagcaaacgagaagaaggcaagggaTTTGTTGAAACTTCAGTTGAACATGACTGTTCCCGACGACCTTGATCAAAACGATCTTGCCCTccaaggtgaagaggagatatttgatcttgaagaaggcgagaaTGAGGCTAGGCgtcgaggaaagaagggaggcTTAGCTGCTCTAGTGGAGAATGGCGAAGGAATGGATCTCTCTTCGGAAtctgaggaggaagacgatgaagatgaggaagacgatgaaaTCCTTGACTCTGACGAAGAGCGTGAACGCAAGACTGCCGCTCTCGAGGGTGAGCTCGACGGCCTTTACGACTCTTATGTTGAGCGCAAGAAAGAGCGTGATGCCAAATGGAAAGTCAAGCAAGATCGACTCAAAGACAAAAATTTTGATGCTTGGCATGGTATTCAGGAGAAgagcgatgaagaaggaagcgacgatgacgatggtcaggatgacgacgaggagggcggATGGGATGTGGTTGCTCAGAAAAAGGCCAAGTATGGTGAAGGTGATTCCTCGGACTCTGATTCCGATGCTGAGCCTGAAACTGAGGCCCCCAAGAAGAGTAAGAAGGTTAGCTTTGAAAATCCTGCCAGATCCGAAAAGAGCAGCGGCCTTATGACCAGTCTGAGGGAGCCTGAACTGCGAGCTCAGAGAAGTAAGCAAGCACAGTTGTGGTTTGACCAGCCCGTCTTCAAGAATGTTGGTGATCTTGCTGCTTTGGATggtgacgatgaggaagaagaggaggaagacgagtccgaggaggaagagtctgctgatgaagatgtggatATGGAGGACGCATCTGAGAGCTCAAGTACCCTCGAAGGCGACGACGACTTTGAGATCGTACCTCAAGCGCCAGAGGATGACGGTCCCGAATgggatgttgatgatgaggatcaAGACgaggtcaagaagaaggttaTCCAAG ACAAGGGTCTTCTTACCGCCGAGGCTGTTTCTCTTGCTACCGCCCTCGTTAATCGAAAAACCACTGCCGATAAGCTCATTGACCAAGGCTTCAACCGTCTCTCTGCTCATAACAAGGACGGTCTTCCCACTTGGTTCCTTGACGACGAATCCCAGTTTTACAAGCCCAACATTCCTATTACCAAGGAGGCTGTTGATGCTCTCCGTGCTCGACAGAGGGCATTGGATGCCAGGCCCATCAAGAAGGTCGCTGAGGCcaagggcagaaagaagatgaaggctGTTGCtaggatggagaaggccaagaagaaggctgatgGTGTCATGGAAAGTGAGGAGATGGGCGATGGTGAAAAAGCTAGACAAGTTAGGAGAATGCTCGCCCGTGCCgccaaaggcaaagaaaaggccaaagagaagaagatcgtTGTGGCCAAGGGTGTTAACAAGGGTGTTAAGGGCAGACCGACGGGTGTCAAGGGCAAGTACAAGATTGTGGACGccaggatgaggaaggaagtcAGGGCGTTGAAGAGAATCAAGAAGGCGggaagcaagagaaggTAG